From the Candidatus Krumholzibacteriota bacterium genome, one window contains:
- a CDS encoding response regulator: protein MKSTVLIVDDEVHLVKILRFTLEHEGYNVISAFDGREAVDKIESERPDIIILDLMLPGIDGYKVCNKVKENEELKEIPVIILSARNFESENIEEKIMADALMKKPFNTQELLKVIDDLIH from the coding sequence GTGAAAAGTACTGTTTTAATCGTTGATGATGAAGTTCATCTGGTGAAAATTCTGCGTTTTACTCTCGAGCATGAAGGATACAATGTAATATCTGCTTTTGACGGCAGGGAAGCCGTTGACAAAATAGAATCGGAGAGGCCGGATATTATCATACTTGATCTTATGCTTCCCGGTATTGATGGCTACAAGGTATGCAATAAGGTAAAGGAGAACGAAGAGCTTAAGGAAATCCCAGTGATCATACTATCTGCGAGGAATTTTGAGAGTGAGAATATTGAAGAGAAGATTATGGCTGACGCGTTAATGAAAAAACCTTTTAATACTCAAGAGCTTTTAAA
- a CDS encoding HD domain-containing protein: MIDKSVKSVPEGLRKLEQFVFGISDLLFQVRLYPPGHDFTQKLYRKMHLNLQAIIGRSPNIVFRVIGGSIYYMNFRIDVEKRYCKGINLFREAIEKMSIREIEIKADIEKGEIKAFLEICLAAVERDKYADLGSKWRAIRNIKIRNINKKRVIVPDKTVSYAYFGKMDADDCNTGVEVKGKIGEVLTKLNKLESSQRRVAGKKVLELISEFDKDYYAILLLKSLKSFDTYTFNHSVNVAVISAAIASRAGYSEDVISTIGLAGLLHDVGKLCIPRDILHKPGGLTPTEWLYVKRHPAEGAKILREEGGCSYVQRVAYEHHIGYNMSGYPNVGKNRKLLDASFIVQIADTYDALTTKRPYRKQLNPFEAVRSMQNMRGEQFHPHFMDLFMTVLGNLPIGKLVQLDNDETAVIVDTDDGTGNFPSVRVIRDSNGFEVSKNTLIDLNEKNPNTGKYSRSIKNVLDTPFRDIDIGKYTHGKKSYQP; this comes from the coding sequence ATGATTGATAAATCTGTTAAATCGGTTCCCGAAGGTTTACGCAAGCTCGAACAGTTTGTGTTTGGAATATCAGATCTTCTTTTTCAGGTCAGATTATATCCGCCCGGTCATGATTTCACCCAGAAACTATACAGAAAGATGCATCTGAATTTACAAGCCATTATTGGAAGAAGTCCCAATATAGTATTCAGAGTTATAGGTGGTTCAATATACTATATGAATTTCAGAATTGATGTTGAGAAAAGATATTGTAAAGGGATCAATTTATTCAGAGAAGCGATTGAAAAGATGTCGATCCGTGAGATTGAGATCAAAGCTGATATAGAGAAAGGAGAGATAAAGGCGTTCTTGGAAATCTGTCTAGCGGCTGTGGAAAGAGATAAATACGCGGATTTAGGCAGTAAATGGAGGGCCATACGCAATATTAAAATAAGAAACATAAATAAGAAGAGAGTCATTGTGCCTGATAAAACTGTATCATACGCCTATTTTGGAAAGATGGATGCGGATGACTGTAATACGGGAGTTGAGGTAAAGGGTAAGATAGGAGAAGTTCTAACTAAATTGAATAAATTGGAATCATCCCAGAGAAGGGTAGCAGGAAAGAAAGTATTGGAACTTATAAGCGAGTTCGACAAAGATTATTATGCTATTCTTCTACTTAAATCTCTTAAATCCTTCGATACTTACACATTTAATCATTCTGTGAATGTAGCTGTTATTTCAGCAGCGATTGCTTCGCGGGCAGGGTATTCTGAAGATGTGATCAGCACTATAGGACTCGCCGGTTTGCTGCACGATGTAGGGAAGCTGTGTATCCCAAGAGATATTCTTCACAAACCCGGAGGATTGACGCCTACAGAGTGGCTGTATGTGAAGAGGCATCCGGCTGAAGGAGCCAAAATATTAAGAGAAGAAGGCGGTTGTTCGTATGTTCAGAGGGTGGCTTATGAACATCACATCGGCTACAATATGAGCGGTTATCCAAATGTAGGGAAAAATCGGAAACTACTGGATGCTTCTTTCATAGTGCAAATAGCTGATACATATGACGCGCTAACCACTAAAAGGCCCTATAGAAAACAATTGAATCCCTTCGAGGCAGTTAGATCCATGCAGAATATGCGGGGAGAACAGTTCCATCCTCATTTTATGGATCTATTTATGACTGTACTTGGAAATTTGCCGATTGGAAAACTAGTCCAACTTGATAATGATGAGACGGCGGTTATTGTAGATACAGATGACGGTACCGGTAATTTCCCGAGCGTTCGAGTTATTAGGGATTCAAACGGATTTGAAGTAAGTAAAAATACTTTAATCGATTTAAACGAAAAAAACCCGAACACGGGAAAATACTCCCGATCGATAAAGAATGTCTTAGATACCCCTTTCAGGGATATAGATATAGGTAAATACACACATGGGAAAAAATCATATCAGCCTTAA